In Archangium violaceum, the following are encoded in one genomic region:
- a CDS encoding phosphatidylinositol-specific phospholipase C domain-containing protein, with the protein MLTLLMPVRFAAAHGRYFNDASSVGVNHPNWMRWIPDGTSLAALSLPGTHDTMANETEWYVTVFERAWVLTQSMELRPQLDAGIRVLDIRARHIGDRFTIHHDSYHLMANFDGVLGTAIQFLRDNPTETVLMRVKKEYNEESTTRSFASTFEWYRDQPAYSPYIWRGTTIPKLGDVRGKIVIIDDFAGGTYGISWGSLALQDAWTETNTTTKWNLVRDHLEATDAGDPNKLYVNFLSASGAGGTPRAIAGAVNQEALHYLMGGNVQRTGVLMMDFPGAGLIDAIIAHDFRLATSGFSVGSDFASAFNNVAYGFHSEGDDEARDRVIEARSFLSHVLPGVNWHVLVSGTSGSDNWGYTVQHHGLYQKSDWVDGYCHVAFGTVSSDSTVSDSLLASYVDGAIGGLSGNAEQRAAQLGSLVRARFPFQVWSVLVKRAPGGFDNWAYSVGGTQYQRWSGDYAYAVWGYAPQAGVYLYEHAGYQGDIRHLTGSVGSLDTFNDRTSSIRIVGNYRANIWEHNDLTGAGLYVPQTRDDLVSQGWNDRISSVEVWRY; encoded by the coding sequence TTGCTCACCCTGCTCATGCCGGTGCGCTTCGCCGCCGCGCATGGCCGGTACTTCAACGACGCCAGCTCCGTGGGAGTGAATCATCCCAACTGGATGCGCTGGATTCCGGATGGCACGAGTCTCGCGGCGCTCTCGCTTCCAGGCACCCATGACACCATGGCCAATGAGACGGAGTGGTACGTGACCGTCTTCGAGCGGGCCTGGGTCCTGACCCAGAGCATGGAGCTGCGCCCCCAGTTGGACGCGGGCATCCGCGTCCTGGACATCCGCGCCCGCCACATCGGGGATCGCTTCACCATCCATCACGACAGCTATCACCTGATGGCGAACTTCGATGGTGTGTTGGGGACGGCGATCCAGTTCTTGAGGGACAACCCGACCGAGACCGTGCTGATGCGCGTGAAGAAGGAGTACAACGAGGAGAGCACCACCCGCTCCTTCGCCTCCACCTTCGAGTGGTACCGCGATCAGCCCGCCTATTCACCGTACATCTGGCGAGGCACCACCATCCCCAAGCTGGGCGATGTCCGGGGGAAGATCGTCATCATCGATGACTTCGCCGGGGGCACCTATGGAATCAGCTGGGGCAGCCTCGCGCTACAGGACGCCTGGACGGAGACCAACACCACCACGAAGTGGAACCTGGTGCGCGACCACCTCGAGGCCACCGACGCGGGCGACCCGAACAAGCTGTACGTCAACTTCCTGAGTGCCTCCGGCGCGGGAGGCACCCCTCGGGCCATCGCGGGCGCCGTCAATCAAGAGGCCCTCCACTACCTCATGGGAGGTAACGTCCAGCGTACGGGCGTGCTGATGATGGACTTCCCGGGGGCGGGATTGATCGACGCCATCATCGCCCACGACTTCCGTCTGGCCACCAGCGGGTTCTCCGTGGGGAGCGACTTCGCGAGCGCCTTCAACAACGTCGCCTACGGCTTCCACAGCGAGGGAGATGATGAGGCGCGGGACCGGGTCATCGAGGCCAGGAGCTTCCTGTCCCATGTGCTGCCCGGGGTGAACTGGCACGTGCTGGTGTCGGGCACGTCTGGCTCGGACAACTGGGGCTACACGGTCCAGCATCACGGGCTGTACCAGAAGTCGGACTGGGTCGACGGCTACTGCCACGTGGCGTTCGGCACGGTGTCGAGCGACAGCACGGTCAGCGACAGCTTGCTGGCGAGCTATGTCGATGGAGCCATTGGCGGCTTGAGCGGCAACGCGGAGCAGCGGGCGGCCCAGCTGGGCTCGCTGGTGCGGGCGCGCTTTCCCTTCCAGGTCTGGAGTGTCCTGGTCAAGCGGGCCCCGGGAGGCTTCGACAACTGGGCCTACAGCGTGGGGGGGACGCAGTACCAGCGCTGGTCCGGAGACTACGCCTACGCGGTGTGGGGCTATGCACCCCAGGCGGGCGTCTACCTGTACGAGCACGCGGGCTATCAGGGAGACATCCGTCACCTGACGGGGTCGGTCGGCTCGCTCGACACCTTCAACGACCGGACCTCCTCCATCCGCATCGTCGGGAACTACCGCGCCAACATCTGGGAGCACAACGACTTGACCGGAGCGGGGCTGTACGTGCCGCAGACCCGGGATGATCTCGTCAGCCAGGGGTGGAACGATCGGATCTCCTCGGTCGAGGTCTGGCGCTACTGA
- a CDS encoding TIM44-like domain-containing protein, translating into MRRSLHWLAFAAPLLLALVLVVPESLARPGGGNTYRGSSSSRGSSSSSSSSRSYSSSSSRSYSSGSSYSGSSYSYSDGSSSSSGGGFCCTLMMVMVIIGAVVVVQQMQKKGGDWSTTVPQQPPPGGNAERAGAARERLTRLRTVGPPGANGKPVPFDPDFSLVPFEDFLYALYAKAHEARGGGRLDTLAAYLSPQAREALRNLGQPARVQAVVVGSMQYLSTSSLWPNSTRVTVSIRFEANYTEQSSRGSEQSYYVAEDWTLSRGTAVKSRSPDQARVFKCPNCGAPLDGMRGSTCSYCEQKVDTGEFDWVVESVQPLEREARGPQLGGDTPEEGTHLPTVKQSQVDERMRRLLTQDPNMTWDALNQRLGLIFQEMQVAWSNRQWERARPYVSDSLFQSQLYWMDAYKQAGLRNITENARITCVELARVVSDKYYHSITVRMFATSLDYTVRDSDGKQVSGSRSRERQYSEYWTLIRGTSAKGRPSADKRCPSCGAPLSINMAGNCTHCSARVTSGDFDWVLSRIEQDESYQG; encoded by the coding sequence ATGAGACGCTCCCTTCATTGGCTGGCCTTCGCCGCCCCCCTGCTGCTCGCGCTGGTGCTCGTGGTGCCGGAGAGCCTGGCGCGGCCGGGCGGTGGCAACACCTACCGCGGCTCGAGCTCCTCCCGAGGCTCGTCCAGCAGCTCCAGCTCCTCCCGGAGCTACTCCAGCAGCTCGTCGCGCAGCTACTCCAGCGGCTCCAGCTACTCCGGGAGCAGCTACTCGTACAGCGACGGTTCCTCCAGCTCGAGCGGCGGAGGCTTCTGCTGCACCCTGATGATGGTGATGGTCATCATCGGGGCGGTCGTCGTCGTGCAACAGATGCAGAAGAAGGGGGGTGACTGGAGCACGACGGTGCCCCAGCAGCCCCCGCCCGGAGGTAACGCGGAGCGCGCGGGAGCGGCGAGGGAGAGGCTGACGCGGCTGCGCACGGTGGGCCCGCCCGGAGCGAATGGAAAGCCGGTGCCGTTCGACCCGGACTTCTCGCTGGTGCCCTTCGAGGACTTCCTCTACGCGCTCTATGCCAAGGCCCACGAGGCGCGTGGCGGAGGACGGCTGGACACGCTGGCCGCGTACCTGTCGCCCCAGGCGCGCGAGGCCCTGCGGAACCTCGGCCAGCCGGCGCGGGTGCAGGCGGTGGTGGTGGGCTCCATGCAGTACCTGAGCACCTCCTCCCTGTGGCCGAACAGCACGCGGGTGACCGTGAGCATCCGCTTCGAGGCCAACTACACCGAGCAGAGCTCGCGCGGCTCGGAGCAGAGCTACTACGTGGCGGAGGACTGGACGCTGTCGCGTGGAACGGCGGTGAAGTCGCGCTCGCCGGACCAGGCGCGGGTGTTCAAGTGCCCCAACTGCGGCGCGCCGCTGGACGGCATGAGGGGCAGCACGTGCTCGTACTGCGAGCAGAAGGTGGACACGGGCGAGTTCGACTGGGTGGTGGAGAGCGTGCAACCGCTGGAGCGAGAGGCGCGCGGACCGCAGCTCGGCGGTGACACGCCCGAGGAGGGCACGCACCTGCCCACCGTGAAGCAGTCCCAGGTGGACGAGCGCATGCGGCGGCTGCTGACGCAGGACCCGAACATGACCTGGGACGCACTCAACCAGCGCCTCGGGCTCATCTTCCAGGAGATGCAGGTGGCCTGGTCCAACCGCCAGTGGGAGCGGGCCCGTCCCTACGTGAGCGACAGCCTCTTCCAGTCGCAGCTCTACTGGATGGACGCCTACAAGCAGGCGGGGCTGCGCAACATCACCGAGAACGCGCGCATCACCTGCGTGGAGCTGGCCCGGGTGGTGAGTGACAAGTACTACCACTCCATCACGGTGCGCATGTTCGCCACGAGCCTGGACTACACGGTGCGGGACTCGGACGGGAAGCAGGTGTCCGGCAGCCGGTCGCGCGAGCGCCAGTACAGCGAATACTGGACGCTCATTCGCGGCACGTCGGCCAAGGGCAGGCCGAGCGCGGACAAGCGGTGCCCCTCGTGCGGCGCACCGCTGTCCATCAACATGGCGGGCAACTGCACGCACTGCTCGGCCCGGGTGACGTCCGGCGACTTCGACTGGGTGCTCAGCCGCATCGAGCAGGACGAGTCCTACCAGGGCTGA
- a CDS encoding saccharopine dehydrogenase family protein, protein MPKASKAEFDIILWGATGFTGRLVAEYLARTQDTHRARWALAGRDRARLEQIRATLGPACAELPVLLGDAKDAASLDALVARTRVVISTVGPYAKYGNELVAACVRAGTDYCDLTGEVQWMRRTIDAHHERARETGARIVHTCGFDSIPSDLGVLMVQEYMREQHGGHCERIRFHTTKMRGGFSGGTVASMLQSFTEAAADPAIRRVLGNPHALDPEPRWGRPEERDQLSVRYSPELGRWTAPFVMAAVNTRVVRRSNALLGYPWGQDFLYSEVSSFPPGAKGMLAAAGLTAGLGSFMAAMSVPALRRQLEQRVLPAPGEGPSAEERERGFFEVRLLGEGTSAKSGRPVRLEGKVAAKGDPGYAATARMLAESALCLAFDEVPAKGGVLTPASSMGMKLVERLRRAGMTFEVQEQAPRS, encoded by the coding sequence ATGCCCAAAGCCTCGAAGGCCGAGTTCGACATCATCCTGTGGGGCGCCACCGGTTTCACCGGCCGCCTCGTCGCCGAGTACCTCGCCCGGACCCAGGACACCCACCGCGCGCGCTGGGCGCTCGCCGGCCGGGACCGCGCCCGGCTCGAGCAGATCCGCGCCACGCTCGGTCCCGCCTGCGCCGAGCTCCCCGTCCTGCTCGGGGATGCGAAGGACGCGGCCTCGCTGGACGCGCTGGTGGCACGCACCCGCGTGGTCATCTCCACGGTGGGCCCCTACGCGAAATACGGCAACGAGCTGGTGGCCGCGTGCGTCCGCGCGGGCACGGACTACTGCGACCTGACGGGCGAGGTGCAGTGGATGCGCCGGACGATCGACGCCCACCACGAGCGGGCCCGCGAGACGGGCGCGCGCATCGTGCACACCTGCGGCTTCGACTCCATCCCCTCGGACCTGGGCGTGCTCATGGTTCAGGAGTACATGCGCGAGCAGCACGGCGGGCACTGCGAGCGCATCCGCTTCCACACGACGAAGATGCGCGGCGGCTTCAGCGGGGGCACCGTGGCGAGCATGCTCCAGTCCTTCACCGAGGCCGCGGCGGACCCCGCCATCCGCCGGGTGCTCGGCAATCCCCACGCGCTCGACCCCGAGCCGCGGTGGGGCCGCCCCGAGGAGCGTGACCAGCTGAGCGTGCGCTACAGCCCGGAGCTCGGGCGGTGGACGGCGCCCTTCGTGATGGCCGCCGTCAACACGCGCGTGGTGCGGCGCTCCAACGCCCTGCTCGGCTACCCCTGGGGCCAGGACTTCCTCTACTCCGAGGTGTCCAGCTTCCCGCCCGGTGCGAAGGGGATGCTCGCCGCCGCGGGACTGACGGCGGGGCTAGGCTCCTTCATGGCCGCCATGAGCGTGCCCGCGCTGCGGCGCCAGCTCGAGCAGAGGGTGCTGCCCGCTCCCGGCGAGGGCCCCTCGGCCGAGGAGCGCGAGCGGGGCTTCTTCGAGGTGCGGCTCCTCGGCGAGGGCACGTCCGCGAAGAGCGGGCGTCCCGTGCGGCTGGAGGGAAAGGTCGCCGCCAAGGGAGACCCCGGCTACGCGGCGACGGCGCGGATGCTCGCCGAGTCCGCCCTCTGCCTCGCGTTCGATGAGGTTCCCGCCAAGGGCGGTGTCCTCACCCCCGCCTCGAGCATGGGCATGAAGCTCGTCGAGCGCCTGCGGCGGGCGGGCATGACGTTCGAGGTCCAGGAGCAGGCGCCCCGGTCATGA